One window from the genome of Saccharomyces mikatae IFO 1815 strain IFO1815 genome assembly, chromosome: 4 encodes:
- the SAC7 gene encoding GTPase-activating protein SAC7 (similar to Saccharomyces cerevisiae SAC7 (YDR389W) and BAG7 (YOR134W); ancestral locus Anc_5.471), with product MPNSALKQGPKNENASPSKGHVPSFWKQFINNPKSMSSENITVPRSPTSLSRNAQPTTLKRPPLSSRPYSYNTPTKDRKSFSKSTKQNNTNSNNNSGTSPHAEFKNYRDMFLSSRNGFTGRVFGVTLAESLSVASAEVIVQSELVSFGRIPIVVAKCGAYLKANGLETPGIFRIAGNGKRVKALQYIFSSPPDYGTKFNDWEAYTVHDVASLLRRYLNNLAEPLIPLSLYEQFRNPLRAKPRILRHMLTHEVSHPNANKTNNLTVKSSRQNYNDDGANDGDIEKEDVKDDEEKRRRKIRHKRRLTRDIRAAIKEYEELFVTLSNDTKQLTIYLLDLLSLFARQSQFNLMSGRNLAAIFQPSILSHPQHDMDPKEYELSRLVVEFLIEYSYKLLPHLLKLAKKEQQERLSTENMNNGGEKQKSDPIAIPRIASSDTPSEVSSNKCIPTMENTNKLDRPTLSPISTSIPENSSDLQTSKMLKPPKQRRPHSKSFGSTPVPPDVIASNKRRTRLFPWLHKPGILSDTGDNGDLTATEAEGDDYEEENIDPYSQSPSSMQSGSLPKQHHLPIPRMNRSLSGNSTNSSFNVRPISMILTSGNDNSADHLELLGNTHSNNERSHVLPLAEDDGDERNSRSRKRESWFQRLTSRSGSANRA from the coding sequence ATGCCAAATAGTGCTTTAAAGCAAGGTccaaagaatgaaaatgcTTCTCCTTCTAAAGGCCATGTTCCAAGTTTTTGGAAACAGTTCATAAATAACCCCAAGAGTATGTCATCCGAAAATATTACAGTTCCTAGGTCACCCACTTCACTTTCAAGAAATGCGCAACCAACGACTTTAAAACGGCCTCCATTATCTTCAAGACCATATTCATATAACACTCCTACAAAAGATAGAAAGTCCTTCTCCAAATCTACGAAACAGAACAATACCaatagtaacaataattCTGGGACATCTCCCCATGCAGAGTTTAAGAACTATAGAGATATGTTTTTATCCAGTAGAAATGGCTTCACTGGCAGAGTTTTTGGCGTCACCTTAGCAGAATCACTAAGCGTTGCCAGTGCAGAAGTTATTGTTCAAAGTGAATTGGTTAGTTTTGGTCGGATACCCATCGTAGTAGCTAAGTGTGGTGCCTACTTAAAAGCTAATGGGTTAGAGACCCCAGGTATTTTTCGTATTGCAGGCAATGGTAAAAGAGTAAAAGCGCTTCAATATATCTTTTCGTCGCCACCCGATTATGGTACTAAATTCAACGACTGGGAGGCTTACACGGTGCACGATGTTGCATCCCTCTTGAGGAGGTATCTTAATAATTTGGCCGAACCATTAATACCATTATCTCTATATGAGCAATTCAGAAATCCACTACGAGCTAAACCAAGAATTCTAAGACATATGTTAACCCACGAAGTTTCCCATCCAAATGCTAATAAAACGAATAACCTAACAGTAAAATCGAGTAGGCAGAATTATAATGATGATGGCGCTAATGATGGCgacattgaaaaggaagacgtaaaagatgatgaggaaaaaagaagaaggaaaatacGCCATAAAAGAAGACTAACTCGTGATATTAGAGCAGCTATCAAAGAATACGAAGAACTGTTTGTTACTTTATCCAATGATACAAAACAGCTAACTATATATCTACTTGATCTACTGAGTCTTTTTGCTAGGCAATCACAATTCAACCTTATGTCTGGAAGAAATCTAGCCGCCATCTTCCAACCTTCAATATTATCGCATCCTCAACATGATATGGACCCAAAAGAGTACGAATTATCCCGACTTGTGGTGGAATTTTTAATCGAATATTCCTATAAGCTATTACCTCATCTTTTGAAGTTGGCTAAAAAGGAACAACAGGAACGGTTGTCGACGGAAAATATGAATAATGGTggagaaaaacaaaaatctgATCCTATTGCAATACCAAGAATCGCCTCGTCAGATACCCCATCAGAAGTCTCTTCCAATAAGTGCATACCGACAATGGAAAATACTAATAAATTAGATCGCCCGACATTATCACCAATATCCACCTCGATACCAGAGAACTCATCAGATTTACAGACATCTAAAATGTTGAAACCACCAAAACAGAGGAGACCTcattcaaaatcttttggATCCACCCCAGTTCCACCGGATGTTATTGCTAGTAATAAAAGACGGACAAGGTTATTCCCATGGTTACATAAACCAGGAATTTTAAGTGACACTGGTGACAATGGTGATTTAACTGCTACTGAAGCTGAAGGCGATGAttatgaagaagaaaatattgatcCATACAGTCAATCTCCATCTAGTATGCAATCTGGTTCTTTACCCAAACAGCATCATTTGCCAATTCCTCGGATGAACAGATCGTTAAGTGGAAATAGTACCAACTCGTCGTTCAACGTCAGACCAATTTCGATGATTTTGACTAGTGGTAATGATAATTCTGCAGACCATTTAGAATTACTAGGTAATACTCACAGTAATAATGAGCGTAGTCATGTTTTGCCGCTAGCTGAAGATGATGGAGACgaaagaaattcaagatCACGCAAGAGGGAATCATGGTTTCAAAGACTGACAAGTCGATCAGGCTCTGCCAACAGAGCCTAA
- the RVS167 gene encoding amphiphysin (similar to Saccharomyces cerevisiae RVS167 (YDR388W); ancestral locus Anc_5.470) gives MSFKGFTKAVSRAPQSFRQKFKMGEQTEDPVYEDAERRFQELEQETKKLSEESKRYSTAVNGMLTHQIGFAKSMEEIFKPISGKMSDPNATIPEDNPQGIEASEQYRAIVAELQETLKPDLTLVEEKIVSPCQELLKIITYIRKMATKRNHKKLDLDRHLNTYNKHEKKKEPTPKDEEKLYKAQAQVEVAQQEYDYYNDLLKTQLPILFSLEAEFVKPLFVSFYFMQLNIFYTLYNKLQDMKIPYFDLNSDIVESYMAKKGNVEEQTDALTITHFKVGYSKAKLEMTKRKYGAGTAEGSPVSGASSGVGYAAGYGAASAASPTSTGYGYGAATPGYAAQPAAQYGADAGAGAGTVPGTYPQYGAVQSPPLTGLGFQQSQQQQQGPPPAYSNPLTSPVAGVPAATTAATAAPGVETVTALYDYQAQAAGDLSFPAGAVIEIVQRTPDVNEWWTGRYNGQQGVFPGNYVQLNKN, from the coding sequence ATGAGTTTCAAAGGGTTTACCAAAGCTGTTTCTAGGGCACCTCAGTCCTTCCGCCAAAAGTTTAAAATGGGTGAGCAGACTGAGGATCCTGTTTACGAAGATGCAGAACGTCGTTTCCAAGAATTGGAGcaagaaactaaaaagTTAAGTGAGGAATCGAAGAGGTACTCAACTGCGGTAAATGGAATGCTGACACACCAAATCGGATTTGCGAAATCAATGGAAGAGATTTTCAAACCCATTAGTGGTAAAATGAGTGACCCTAACGCTACCATACCGGAAGACAATCCACAAGGTATTGAAGCTAGTGAGCAATATAGGGCAATTGTTGCGGAGTTACAGGAAACATTGAAGCCGGATTTGACTTtggtggaagaaaaaattgtctCGCCATGCCAggaattgttgaaaattaTTACTTATATTCGTAAAATGGCAACCAAGAGAAATCACAAAAAGCTAGATCTAGACAGACACTTGAACACTTACAATAAgcatgaaaagaagaaagagcCAACTCctaaagatgaagaaaaactgtATAAAGCACAAGCCCAAGTGGAAGTTGCTCAACAAGAATATGATTACTATAACGACTTGCTGAAGACTCAATTGCCAATATTGTTTAGTTTAGAAGCAGAATTTGTGAAACCATTattcgtttctttttacttcATGCAATTGAACATTTTTTACACTTTGTACAACAAACTTCAAGACATGAAAATTCCATATTTTGACCTAAACAGTGACATTGTGGAATCGTATATGGCCAAGAAAGGTAACGTGGAAGAACAAACTGATGCCTTGACTATTACCCATTTCAAAGTAGGTTACTCTAAGGCGAAACTAGAGATGACCAAGAGGAAATACGGTGCAGGAACCGCTGAAGGCTCACCAGTAAGTGGTGCGTCAAGCGGAGTCGGATATGCTGCTGGGTATGGTGCAGCAAGTGCAGCTTCTCCAACATCCACAGGATACGGATATGGTGCCGCAACGCCGGGCTATGCGGCTCAACCGGCCGCACAGTATGGTGCTGATGCTGGTGCTGGTGCTGGTACTGTCCCAGGTACCTACCCTCAATATGGTGCTGTACAATCTCCACCACTCACCGGATTGGGATTCCAACAATcacaacagcagcaacaagGCCCACCGCCCGCCTATTCTAATCCTTTAACATCACCTGTTGCCGGTGTCCCAGCTGCCACTACCGCTGCGACTGCAGCTCCTGGCGTTGAAACCGTTACCGCATTATATGACTATCAAGCTCAAGCTGCTGGTGACTTGTCTTTCCCTGCTGGCGCAGTTATAGAAATTGTCCAGCGTACTCCAGACGTGAACGAATGGTGGACAGGAAGATACAATGGCCAGCAAGGTGTGTTTCCCGGGAACTACGTGCAACTCAATAAGAACTAG
- the EFT2 gene encoding elongation factor 2 (similar to Saccharomyces cerevisiae EFT2 (YDR385W) and EFT1 (YOR133W); ancestral locus Anc_5.467): MVAFTVDQMRSLMDKVTNVRNMSVIAHVDHGKSTLTDSLVQRAGIISAAKAGEARFTDTRKDEQERGITIKSTAISLYSEMSDEDVKEIKQKTDGNSFLINLIDSPGHVDFSSEVTAALRVTDGALVVVDTIEGVCVQTETVLRQALGERIKPVVVINKVDRALLELQVSKEDLYQTFARTVESVNVIVSTYADEVLGDVQVYPAKGTVAFGSGLHGWAFTIRQFATRYAKKFGVDKAKMMDRLWGDSFFNPKTKKWTNKETDAEGKPLERAFNMFILDPIFRLFTAIMNFKKEEIPVLLEKLEIVLKGDEKDLEGKALLKVVMRKFLPAADALLEMIVLHLPSPVTAQAYRAEQLYEGPADDASCIAIKNCDPKADLMLYVSKMVPTSDKGRFYAFGRVFAGTVKSGQKVRIQGPNYVPGKKDDLFIKAIQRVVLMMGRFVEPIDDCPAGNIIGLVGIDQFLLKTGTLTTNETSHNMKVMKFSVSPVVQVAVEVKNANDLPKLVEGLKRLSKSDPCVLTYMSESGEHIVAGTGELHLEICLQDLEHDHAGVPLKISPPVVAYRETVESESSQTALSKSPNKHNRIYLKAEPIDEEVSLAIENGIINPRDDFKARARIMADDYGWDVTDARKIWCFGPDGNGPNLVIDQTKAVQYLHEIKDSVVAAFQWATKEGPIFGEEMRSVRVNILDVTLHADAIHRGGGQIIPTMRRATYAGFLLAEPKIQEPVFLVEIQCPEQAVGGIYSVLNKKRGQVVSEEQRPGTPLFTVKAYLPVNESFGFTGELRQATGGQAFPQMVFDHWSTLGSDPLDPTSKAGEIVLAARKRHGMKEEVPGWQEYYDKL; the protein is encoded by the coding sequence ATGGTTGCTTTCACTGTTGACCAAATGCGTTCTTTAATGGACAAAGTTACCAATGTGCGTAACATGTCCGTTATTGCTCACGTCGATCATGGTAAGTCCACTTTGACCGATTCCTTGGTCCAAAGAGCCGGTATTATTTCCGCTGCTAAGGCAGGTGAAGCCCGTTTCACCGATACCAGAAAGgatgaacaagaaagagGTATTACTATCAAGTCTACCGCTATTTCCTTGTACTCTGAAATGTCTGACGAAGATGTCAAGGAAATTAAGCAAAAGACCGATGGTAACTCTTTCTTAATCAACTTGATTGACTCGCCAGGTCACGTTGATTTCTCCTCTGAAGTTACTGCCGCTTTGCGTGTCACTGATGGTGCTTTGGTTGTCGTCGACACCATTGAAGGTGTCTGTGTCCAAACCGAAACTGTTTTGAGACAAGCTTTGGGTGAAAGAATTAAGCCTGTTGTCGTTATCAACAAGGTCGACAGAGCTTTGTTGGAATTGCAAGTTTCCAAGGAAGATTTGTATCAAACTTTTGCTAGAACTGTTGAATCCGTTAACGTTATCGTCTCCACCTACGCTGATGAAGTTTTGGGTGACGTTCAAGTCTACCCAGCTAAGGGTACCGTTGCCTTCGGTTCCGGTTTGCACGGTTGGGCTTTCACCATCCGTCAATTCGCCACCAGATACGCTAAGAAGTTCGGTGTCGACAAGGCCAAGATGATGGACAGATTATGGGGTGACTCTTTCTTTAACCCAAAGACTAAGAAGTGGACTAACAAGGAGACTGATGCTGAAGGTAAGCCATTGGAAAGAGCTTTCAACATGTTCATCTTGGACCCTATCTTTAGATTATTCACAGCCATTATGaacttcaagaaagaagagattCCAGTTTTGCtagaaaaattggaaattgTCTTGAAGGGTGACGAAAAGGACTTGGAAGGTAAGGCTTTGTTGAAGGTTGTTATGAGAAAGTTCTTGCCAGCTGCTGATGCTTTATTGGAAATGATTGTCTTGCACTTGCCATCTCCAGTCACTGCTCAAGCTTACAGAGCCGAACAATTATACGAAGGTCCAGCTGATGATGCCAGCTGTATTGCTATCAAGAACTGTGATCCAAAGGCTGACTTAATGTTGTACGTCTCCAAGATGGTGCCAACCTCTGATAAGGGTAGATTCTACGCTTTTGGTAGAGTTTTCGCTGGTACTGTTAAGTCTGGTCAAAAGGTGAGAATCCAAGGTCCAAACTACGTTCCAGGTAAGAAGGACGACTTGTTCATCAAGGCCATCCAAAGAGTTGTTTTGATGATGGGTAGATTTGTCGAGCCAATTGATGACTGTCCAGCTGGTAACATTATCGGTTTAGTCGGTATTGatcaatttttgttgaagacCGGTACTTTAACCACCAATGAAACTTCTCACAACATGAAGGTCATGAAGTTCTCCGTTTCTCCAGTTGTCCAAGTCGCTGTCGAAGTTAAGAACGCCAACGATTTGCCAAAGTTGGTTGAAGGTTTGAAGAGATTGTCCAAGTCTGATCCTTGTGTCTTGACTTACATGTCTGAATCCGGTGAACATATCGTTGCTGGTACCGGTGAATTGCATTTGGAAATTTGTTTGCAAGATTTGGAACACGACCACGCCGGTGTTCCATTGAAGATCTCCCCACCAGTTGTTGCTTACAGAGAAACTGTTGAAAGTGAATCTTCTCAAACTGCTTTGTCCAAGTCTCCAAACAAGCATAACAGAATTTACTTGAAGGCTGAACCAATTGACGAAGAAGTTTCTTTGGCCATCGAAAACGGTATCATCAACCCAAGAGATGATTTCAAAGCTAGAGCTAGAATCATGGCTGATGACTACGGTTGGGACGTCACCGACGCCAGAAAGATCTGGTGTTTCGGTCCAGATGGTAACGGTCCAAACTTGGTTATTGACCAAACTAAGGCTGTTCAATACTTACACGAAATCAAGGATTCCGTTGTTGCTGCTTTCCAATGGGCTACCAAGGAAGGTCCAATTTTCGGTGAAGAAATGAGATCTGTCAGAGTTAACATTTTGGATGTTACTTTACATGCTGATGCTATCCACAGAGGTGGTGGTCAAATTATCCCAACCATGAGAAGAGCTACTTATGCTGGTTTCTTGTTGGCTGAACCAAAGATCCAAGAACCAGTTTTCTTGGTCGAAATTCAATGTCCAGAACAAGCCGTCGGTGGTATTTACTCTGTCTTAAACAAGAAGAGAGGTCAAGTTGTTTCTGAAGAACAAAGACCAGGTACTCCATTGTTTACCGTTAAGGCTTACTTGCCAGTCAATGAATCTTTCGGTTTCACCGGTGAATTGAGACAAGCTACTGGTGGTCAAGCTTTCCCACAAATGGTCTTCGACCATTGGTCCACTCTAGGTTCTGACCCATTGGACCCAACCTCCAAGGCTGGTGAAATTGTTCTTGCTGCTCGTAAGAGACACGGTATGAAGGAAGAAGTTCCAGGCTGGCAAGAATATTACGACAAATTGTAA
- the CIN10 gene encoding Cin10p (similar to Saccharomyces cerevisiae YDR387C; ancestral locus Anc_5.469), giving the protein MSTAESEDVYSDLYSIISQVTSNTANDIEQLPYALTFKTSLIFVGATVGGLLFGYDTGVISGVLLSLKPEDLSLAVLTDFQKELITSSTSVGSFFGSMLAFPLADKCGRRITLAICCSIFILAAIGMATARTLKFLICGRLVVGIAVGVSAQCVPLFLSEISPSRIRGFMLTLNIIAITGGQLISYVIASLIQDIDNSWRYLFAFSAIPAILFISILDFIPESPRWSISKGDVLYARDSLKMLYPTASTHHVNSKIKQLIIELDKLRIYKDVSEPLLVQAHSPIRYVDTSVSGTSSPSNGKRLSSNTERNINTISSSSAILSSLREPTSNGVTSHRKKRHRMEPRTIRALIVGCVLMFFQQVTGFNAFMYYAAIIFARFDIKNPLLPPILIASTNFIFTFFAMYTMDSLGRRAILLRTIWIMTLGLLLCSVGFGHNRVSLLLTSVVIYVAAYASAMGSVPWTCVEFLPLNRRSFGASCIACTNWLTNALVSMTYLSAINTIGDESTMLVFAFFTVCAWFFVYFWYPEVKGLSLEEIGKVFDDGVDVHYVFRTYH; this is encoded by the coding sequence ATGTCTACAGCAGAAAGTGAAGACGTTTATTCTGATCTGTATTCCATCATCTCTCAGGTAACATCTAACACAGCCAACGATATTGAGCAATTGCCATATGCTTTGACGTTCAAAACATCCTTGATCTTTGTGGGTGCTACCGTTGGTGGGCTACTGTTTGGCTATGATACAGGCGTAATATCAGGTGTTCTGCTTTCTTTGAAGCCTGAAGATCTGTCCTTGGCAGTTTTGACTGATTTTCAGAAGGAGCTGATAACTTCCAGTACCAGTGTCGGCTCCTTTTTTGGTTCCATGCTAGCGTTTCCATTAGCAGATAAATgtggaagaagaattacCCTCGCGATTTGTTGTTCAATCTTTATTCTGGCTGCAATTGGAATGGCTACAGCAAGAACATTGAAATTCTTGATTTGTGGTAGACTAGTGGTTGGGATCGCCGTTGGGGTATCTGCCCAGTGTGTCCCTTTATTTCTAAGCGAAATCTCACCTTCCAGAATCAGGGGTTTTATGTTGACTTTGAACATTATTGCCATCACTGGAGGTCAATTGATTTCCTATGTAATTGCATCTCTTATCCAAGACATCGATAATTCTTGGAGATATTTGTTTGCATTTTCCGCTATTCCCGCCATCTTATTCATTTCCATACTGGACTTTATACCTGAATCGCCACGATGGTCCATTTCTAAAGGAGATGTTCTCTATGCTAGGGATTCTTTAAAAATGCTATATCCCACTGCATCTACTCATCATGTTAATAGTAAAATCAAGCAGCTAATAATTGAACTTGATAAGTTACGAATATACAAAGATGTCAGCGAACCCTTACTTGTGCAAGCTCATTCTCCCATTCGATATGTGGATACTTCGGTCTCAGGAACTTCAAGTCCATCCAATGGTAAGAggctttcttcaaatacaGAAAGAAACATTAATACAATCTCTTCCTCGTCTGCTATTCTGTCATCGCTACGAGAACCAACCTCAAACGGAGTTACATCCcatagaaagaaaagacatAGGATGGAACCGCGTACGATAAGAGCGTTAATAGTAGGTTGTGTGTTAATGTTCTTCCAACAAGTCACTGGTTTCAATGCGTTTATGTATTACGCGGCAATAATATTTGCAAGGTTTGATATAAAAAATCCTCTACTACCCCCAATTTTAATTGCCTCAACAAACTTCatcttcacttttttcGCGATGTACACTATGGACTCCTTGGGAAGAAGAGCAATTCTTTTGAGAACAATTTGGATTATGACGCTCGGGTTACTTCTCTGTAGTGTAGGCTTCGGTCATAACCGAGTTAGTTTACTTTTGACCTCAGTTGTAATTTACGTTGCGGCATACGCCTCAGCTATGGGCAGTGTTCCATGGACGTGTGTGGAGTTTCTTCCTTTGAACAGGAGATCGTTTGGGGCATCCTGTATAGCCTGCACGAATTGGCTAACCAATGCACTTGTTTCGATGACATACTTGAGTGCTATCAACACGATTGGTGATGAGAGCACAATGCTCgtgtttgctttttttactGTTTGTGCCTGGTTTTTCGTGTATTTTTGGTATCCAGAAGTCAAGGGTTTGtcattggaagaaattggaaaagtttttgatgatgGAGTTGATGTTCATTATGTCTTTCGCACCTATCATTAA
- the MUS81 gene encoding Mus81p (similar to Saccharomyces cerevisiae MUS81 (YDR386W); ancestral locus Anc_5.468), whose translation MVLPSNLKELYIEWLQELVDGLSPKQEQLKIAYEKAKRNLQNAEGSFYYPIDLKRVNGIGNTIIKRLDAKLCDYCKLHGIPPIEAPSSTQTTSVRPSKRTTTGLRSIVNSSKNDKNETSEESGTKKRKIRKYIPKKRSGGYAILLSMLELNAISRGVSKEQIIELAGKYSEHCMTPNFSTKEFYGAWSSISALKKHSLVLEEGRPKKYSLTEEGIQLTKNLKLADGILFPEESDGPNAYFASRNDSSELTANLTDLRGEYDKEEDICDLNDTSFMLDITFRDLSTPQRLQDSSFRNEGFHAQTNMSSHKLKEASDNQQISNTASNSKNKTSRRRYNGISYELWRNGDFEIFPIIDHREIKSQSDREFFSRAFERKGMKSEIRQLALGDIIWVAKNKNTGMQCVLNTIVERKRLDDLALSIRDNRFMEQKNRLEKSGCDYKYYLIEETMSGNIGNMNEALKTALWLILIYYKFSMVRTCNSDETVEKIHALHTVVSQHYSEKDILVIFPNDLKNQDDYKRVLLQFRREFERKSGIECCHNLECFQELMGKSDLKTVGELTIHVLMLVKGISLEKAVAIQEIFPTLNNVLMAYKTCSSEEEAKLLMFNILGDAPGAKKITKGLSEKIYDTFGKL comes from the coding sequence ATGGTGCTCCCATCCAACCTGAAGGAATTATATATCGAGTGGTTACAGGAATTAGTTGATGGTTTGAGCCCTAAACAAGAACAGCTTAAAATTGCTTATGAAAAAGCGAAGAGGAATCTACAAAATGCTGAAGGTTCATTCTATTATCCCatagatttgaaaagagtaaaTGGAATTGGCAATACAATAATAAAGAGGTTAGATGCGAAGTTGTGTGACTATTGTAAATTGCATGGGATCCCTCCTATCGAGGCACCTTCTTCAACCCAAACAACTAGCGTTAGGCCATCAAAGAGGACCACAACAGGTTTGCGCAGTATAGTAAACTCGAGTAAAAATGACAAGAATGAAACTTCTGAAGAGAGCGGAActaagaagagaaaaattagGAAGTACATACCCAAAAAGAGGTCTGGGGGTTACGCGATCCTCCTTTCCATGCTCGAGCTGAATGCTATTTCTCGAGGCGTTAGTAAAGAGCAAATTATCGAACTTGCAGGAAAATATAGTGAACACTGTATGACTCCAAATTTCTCCACAAAGGAGTTTTATGGTGCTTGGTCATCTATTAGTGCACTTAAAAAACATTCTTTGGTTCTTGAGGAAGGTAGGCCCAAGAAATACTCACTAACCGAAGAAGGTATACAATTAACGAAGAACCTAAAACTAGCAGACGGAATTTTATTTCCCGAAGAAAGTGATGGACCTAATGCGTACTTTGCAAGTAGAAATGACAGTAGCGAATTGACGGCAAATTTGACCGACCTTCGTGGTGAAtatgataaagaagaagatatctGTGATTTAAATGATACTTCCTTCATGTTGGATATAACTTTCCGAGATTTAAGCACTCCACAAAGGCTGCAGGATAGTTCATTCAGAAACGAAGGATTTCACGCCCAAACGAACATGTCCTCCCATAAGCTAAAAGAGGCCTCAGATAATCAACAAATATCTAATACTGCATCAAAttctaaaaacaaaacttcTAGAAGAAGATACAATGGAATAAGTTATGAATTGTGGCGTAACGGTGATTTCGAAATTTTCCCAATTATTGATCATAGGGAAATTAAGTCACAATCTGATcgtgaatttttttcaagagcATTTGAAAGGAAGGGCATGAAGTCAGAAATAAGGCAACTCGCTTTAGGCGATATTATATGGGTtgcaaagaataaaaatacagGAATGCAGTGTGTGCTTAACACGATagttgaaagaaaaagattgGATGATTTAGCTTTAAGCATAAGAGATAACAGATTCATGGAACAAAAGAATAGGTTGGAGAAATCTGGTTGCGATTACAAGTATTATCTTATTGAAGAGACTATGAGTGGCAACATTGGAAATATGAACGAGGCACTAAAGACTGCACTTTGGCTCATTTTGATATACTACAAATTCTCAATGGTAAGAACATGTAATTCGGATGAGACAGTAGAAAAGATACACGCTTTGCATACTGTAGTTTCTCAACATTATTCCGAAAAAGATATCCTAGTTATATTTCCAAATGATCTCAAGAACCAAGACGACTATAAAAGAGTGCTTTTACAATTTCGTCgagaatttgaaagaaagagtgGGATTGAATGTTGCCATAATCTCGAGTGTTTCCAAGAACTGATGGGAAAAAGCGATCTAAAGACGGTTGGTGAGTTGACTATACATGTTTTAATGCTTGTTAAAGGTATTTCCTTAGAAAAAGCAGTAGCTattcaagaaatatttCCTACTTTAAATAATGTTTTGATGGCATATAAAACATGCTCTTCGGAAGAAGAGGCAAAACTGTTGATGTTTAACATCCTGGGAGATGCACCTGGCGcgaaaaaaatcaccaaAGGTCTTTCAGAAAAGATATATGATACTTTCGGTAAATTGTAG